CACAGGTCATCCGGATCACCCGCCGTCGCGCCGTAGGCAAGGCGCCCGGGGCCGGGACCAAGGAGGTCGCCTACGCGATAACCAGCCTCACCTCCGAGCAGGCCGGGCCGGTCAAGCTCGGCCAGGCCGCCCGCGAGCACTGGGGCATCGAGGCAATGCACCACATCAGAGACGTGACCTGGCGCGAGGACGCCAGCCGGATCCGCACCGGCAGCACCCCGCGCGTCATGGCCGGCCTCCGCAACCTCGCACTCGCGCTACTCAAGCTCCTGGGTTGGACCAACATCGCAGCCGCCACCGACCACATGCGCGACCACCGCAACGACACCCTCGCACTCCTCGGTCTCAGCCACTGAGAACGCAGAGGCCCTGGTGTTGGGGGGTGGTGTCGTAGTCTGGGTTCGTGTCGGTGGATAGCGCGGATCGCGGGCGTGTGGTGATGGATCAGGTTTCTCTCGGGGTGCTGGTCGAGGCGGTGCCGCGGTTCAAGGTGGATCAGGCCTTGAACGACGAGAAGATCAGGGCTCTGCGTTCGGATGGGAAGCTGCCGCCGCATGTGACGGCGTATCTGACGATGGCGATGGCGCTGTTCGCGCAGGATGCCGCGGAGGAGGTGGCGACCAGGGTCACCGGGTCGCTCGACGCGTTCGGGGTGTGGGACGCGTCCTGGGGCGTGCCGACCTCCTCCGGGATCACGCAGGCGCGTAAGCGGCTGGGCCCTGACGTGCTGCGGCGGGTGTTCGGGTACTGTGCCGAGCCGGTGGCGGTTCAGGATGAGACCCGGGGCGCGTTCGCGTGCGGGCTGCGGGTGATGGCGATCGACGGGTTCGCGATGGACGTGCCCGACACGCCGGGCAACGCCGCGGAGTTCGGGTACTCCACGACCGGGGGCAATCCGTCCGCGTTCCCGAAGGTGCGGGTGGTCGGGATCACCGAGTGCGCCAGCCACTGCTTCGTCGACGCGCGTATCGGTCCGTACACCACCGGGGAGCAGAGTCTGGCCGCGCCGCTGCTCGCGCGCCTGGACCGGTCCTGGCTGCTCACGGCGGACCGCGGGTTCTACAGCTTCCCGGCCTTCTCGGACGCGGCCGAGACCGGGGCCGGGCTGCTGTGGCGGGTCAAGGCCGACCTGCGCCTGCCGCCCCTGCGGGTACTCGAGGACGGCACGTACGTGTCCGTGGTGATCGACCGCGAGATCCGCGGCGCACGGCGCGAGGCGATCGTGCGGGCCGCCGAAGCCGGAGAAGAGCTCGACCCGCACCAGGCCCGCCGGGTACGGGTGCTCCAGTACGACGTGCCCGACCGCGCCGAGCCCGCCGGCACGGAACTCATCTGCCTGATCACGAACCTGCTCGACCCGCAGAGCGCGCCGGCCGAGACCCTCGCGTACTGCTACCACCAGCGGTGGGAACAGGAGAGCGCGCACGACCAGCTCGAGACCGACCTGCGCGGCTCCGGGCGCGTCCTACGCTCGAAGCTACCCGACCTCGTCTACCAGGAGGTGTGGGCCTACCTCCTGGTCCACTACGCGATCAACGCGCTGATCTGCCGGGCCGCGACCGGCGCGGACATCGACCCGGACCGCGTCTCCTTCGTCAAAGCCGTGCGCATCGCGCGCCGTACCGCCACCGGTACCGCGCGCTTTTCCCCCTGAGCAGATGAAAGCCCCCGCCGCCCGCGCCGCCGCGCAACTGACCGCACCCGCCGCACTCAACCCGCCCCGCCGCGAACGCACCTACCCCCGCGCCGTCAAACGCATCCGACACAACCCCCACCGGGTGAAAAAGGCCACTGATACCGGCATACGGCACCCTGACCCGCCCACCATCCGGATCTTCCGCACCAACCCACCCGCCACCAGC
This genomic window from Actinospica robiniae DSM 44927 contains:
- a CDS encoding IS4 family transposase; the encoded protein is MDQVSLGVLVEAVPRFKVDQALNDEKIRALRSDGKLPPHVTAYLTMAMALFAQDAAEEVATRVTGSLDAFGVWDASWGVPTSSGITQARKRLGPDVLRRVFGYCAEPVAVQDETRGAFACGLRVMAIDGFAMDVPDTPGNAAEFGYSTTGGNPSAFPKVRVVGITECASHCFVDARIGPYTTGEQSLAAPLLARLDRSWLLTADRGFYSFPAFSDAAETGAGLLWRVKADLRLPPLRVLEDGTYVSVVIDREIRGARREAIVRAAEAGEELDPHQARRVRVLQYDVPDRAEPAGTELICLITNLLDPQSAPAETLAYCYHQRWEQESAHDQLETDLRGSGRVLRSKLPDLVYQEVWAYLLVHYAINALICRAATGADIDPDRVSFVKAVRIARRTATGTARFSP